In one Denitratisoma sp. genomic region, the following are encoded:
- the rpsJ gene encoding 30S ribosomal protein S10: MQNQKIRIRLKAFDYRLIDQSALEIVDTAKRTGAVVRGPVPLPTRIERFNVLRSPHVNKTSRDQFEIRTHLRLMDIIDPTDKTVDALMKLDLPAGVDVEIKLQ, from the coding sequence ATGCAAAACCAGAAAATCCGCATCCGTCTCAAGGCATTCGACTATCGGCTGATTGACCAGTCGGCCCTCGAGATAGTGGATACGGCCAAGCGCACTGGTGCCGTCGTGCGCGGTCCCGTACCGCTGCCTACCCGTATCGAGCGCTTCAACGTGCTGCGCAGCCCGCACGTGAACAAGACTTCGCGCGACCAATTCGAGATCCGTACTCATCTGCGCCTAATGGACATTATCGACCCGACCGACAAGACGGTGGATGCGTTGATGAAACTCGATCTGCCCGCAGGTGTCGACGTCGAGATCAAGTTGCAGTAA
- the rplD gene encoding 50S ribosomal protein L4, which yields MELKLINEQGKTASTLQASDALFGRDYNEALVHQVVVAYQANARSGNRAQKDRGEVSHTTKKPWRQKGTGRARAGMSSSPLWRGGGRIFPNRPDENFSHKVNRKMYRAGLAAILSQLAREDRLAVIENFSVESPKTRLLAQKIKGMGLESVLVITDNLDENLYLSSRNLPNVLVLEVNETDPISLVRFKNVLLTKGAVAKMEEMLG from the coding sequence ATGGAACTTAAACTGATCAACGAACAAGGCAAGACCGCGTCGACCCTGCAGGCATCTGATGCGCTGTTCGGCCGTGACTACAATGAAGCCCTGGTGCACCAGGTTGTTGTCGCCTACCAGGCCAACGCCCGCTCAGGTAATAGGGCACAGAAGGATCGCGGCGAAGTCAGCCATACGACCAAGAAGCCATGGCGCCAGAAGGGTACAGGACGTGCCCGCGCCGGTATGTCCTCCAGTCCGCTGTGGCGTGGCGGTGGCCGCATCTTCCCGAACCGACCGGACGAGAATTTCAGCCACAAGGTCAATCGCAAGATGTACCGCGCCGGTTTGGCGGCGATCCTCTCGCAGTTGGCCCGCGAAGATCGCCTGGCCGTTATCGAGAACTTTTCCGTCGAATCGCCGAAGACCAGATTGTTGGCCCAGAAAATCAAGGGCATGGGCTTGGAGTCCGTGCTGGTGATCACCGACAACTTGGACGAGAACCTGTATCTGTCCTCGCGTAATCTGCCCAACGTGCTGGTGCTCGAGGTTAATGAGACTGACCCGATCTCATTGGTCCGTTTCAAAAACGTGCTGCTGACCAAGGGCGCGGTGGCAAAGATGGAGGAGATGCTGGGATGA
- the tuf gene encoding elongation factor Tu, with translation MAKGKFERTKPHVNVGTIGHVDHGKTTLTAAITTVLSTKFGGEAKAYDQIDAAPEEKARGITINTAHVEYETTNRHYAHVDCPGHADYVKNMITGAAQMDGAILVVSAADGPMPQTREHILLARQVGVPYIIVYMNKCDMVDDAELLELVEMEVRELLSKYDFPGDDIPIVKGSALKALEGDKGDLGEGSILKLAEALDSYIPEPKRAIDGPFLMPIEDVFSISGRGTVVTGRVERGIVKVGEEIEIVGLRPTVKTTCTGVEMFRKLLDQGQAGDNVGVLLRGTKREEVERGQVLAKPGSITPHTHFTAEIYVLGKDEGGRHTPFFNGYRPQFYFRTTDVTGSIELPAGTEMVMPGDNITITVKLIAPIAMEEGLRFAIREGGRTVGAGVVAKVIE, from the coding sequence ATGGCCAAAGGCAAATTCGAACGTACGAAGCCGCATGTGAACGTGGGGACGATTGGACACGTTGACCATGGCAAGACGACGCTGACGGCGGCGATCACGACGGTGTTGTCGACCAAGTTTGGTGGTGAGGCGAAGGCCTACGACCAGATTGATGCGGCGCCGGAGGAGAAGGCGCGCGGCATTACCATCAACACGGCGCATGTTGAGTACGAGACGACGAACCGGCATTACGCCCACGTCGATTGTCCGGGCCATGCCGACTATGTGAAGAACATGATCACGGGTGCGGCGCAGATGGACGGTGCGATTCTGGTGGTGTCGGCGGCTGACGGCCCGATGCCGCAGACGCGCGAGCACATTCTGCTGGCCCGCCAGGTTGGTGTGCCCTACATCATCGTCTACATGAACAAGTGCGACATGGTGGACGATGCCGAGCTGCTCGAGCTGGTGGAGATGGAAGTGCGCGAGCTGCTCAGCAAGTACGACTTCCCCGGCGACGACATTCCCATCGTCAAGGGTTCGGCGCTGAAGGCACTCGAAGGCGACAAGGGTGATCTGGGCGAAGGCTCCATTCTCAAGCTGGCCGAGGCACTCGACTCCTATATCCCCGAGCCCAAGCGCGCCATCGACGGCCCCTTCCTGATGCCGATCGAAGACGTCTTCTCGATCTCCGGCCGCGGCACCGTGGTGACGGGTCGGGTTGAGCGCGGCATTGTCAAGGTTGGCGAGGAAATCGAGATTGTCGGCCTGCGGCCGACCGTGAAGACCACCTGCACCGGCGTCGAGATGTTCAGGAAGCTGCTGGACCAGGGTCAGGCGGGCGACAACGTCGGCGTGCTGCTGCGCGGCACCAAGCGCGAGGAAGTCGAGCGCGGCCAGGTGCTGGCCAAGCCGGGCTCGATCACGCCGCACACCCACTTTACGGCCGAGATCTATGTGCTGGGCAAGGACGAGGGTGGTCGTCACACCCCGTTCTTCAACGGCTATCGTCCGCAGTTCTACTTCCGCACCACCGATGTTACCGGCTCGATCGAGCTGCCGGCGGGCACCGAGATGGTGATGCCGGGCGACAACATCACCATTACGGTGAAGTTGATTGCGCCGATCGCCATGGAAGAGGGCCTGCGCTTTGCCATCCGCGAAGGTGGTCGCACCGTCGGCGCCGGCGTCGTGGCTAAGGTGATCGAGTAA
- the rpsG gene encoding 30S ribosomal protein S7, translated as MPRRREVPKRDVLPDPKFGNQDVAKFVNVLMVSGKKSVAESTLYRAFDQIKSKSGKDPLEVFTQAVSNVKPSVEVKSRRVGGANYQVPVEVRPVRRAALAMRWIRESARKRSEKSMGARLAGELLEAAEGRGGAVKKREEVHRMAEANKAFAHYRF; from the coding sequence ATGCCACGACGCAGAGAAGTTCCGAAACGCGACGTTCTGCCGGATCCTAAATTCGGCAATCAGGACGTGGCCAAATTTGTCAATGTGCTGATGGTGAGCGGCAAGAAATCGGTTGCCGAAAGCACGCTGTATCGTGCCTTCGATCAGATCAAGAGCAAGTCTGGCAAGGATCCGCTGGAAGTGTTTACGCAGGCGGTCAGTAACGTCAAGCCGTCCGTCGAGGTGAAGAGCCGTCGCGTTGGTGGTGCCAACTACCAGGTTCCTGTGGAAGTGCGCCCGGTGCGCCGAGCTGCTCTGGCGATGCGCTGGATACGCGAATCGGCGCGCAAACGTTCCGAAAAGTCGATGGGTGCCCGGCTAGCCGGCGAACTGCTGGAGGCAGCCGAAGGTCGCGGCGGCGCAGTGAAGAAACGTGAGGAAGTGCACCGCATGGCCGAGGCCAACAAGGCCTTCGCGCATTATCGGTTCTGA
- the rplC gene encoding 50S ribosomal protein L3: MSLGLVGRKVGMTRIFTDDGETIPVTVLDVSNNRVTQIKTPEADGYAAVQVTYGKRRASRVNKAAAGHLAKAGTEAGHVLKEFRVAAGDLANFKPGDIIAATIFQAGQKVDVTGTSQGKGFTGVIKRHHFSSNRASHGNSVSHNKPGSIGQNQDPGRVFPGKRMAGHMGNVQRTTQNLVVVRVDEARQLLLVKGAVPGSRGTDVVVHPAIKG, translated from the coding sequence ATGAGTCTGGGCCTTGTCGGACGCAAGGTCGGCATGACGCGCATCTTTACCGATGATGGTGAAACCATCCCGGTGACGGTGCTTGACGTGTCGAATAACCGCGTCACGCAAATTAAGACACCTGAAGCTGACGGATACGCCGCAGTGCAGGTGACCTACGGCAAGCGCCGCGCGAGTCGCGTGAACAAGGCGGCAGCGGGGCATCTCGCCAAGGCCGGCACCGAAGCCGGCCATGTCCTCAAGGAGTTCCGTGTCGCAGCCGGTGATCTGGCGAATTTCAAGCCAGGCGACATCATTGCCGCGACGATTTTCCAGGCAGGCCAGAAGGTCGATGTGACTGGCACTTCGCAGGGGAAGGGTTTCACCGGCGTCATCAAGCGTCACCATTTTTCATCGAACCGGGCCAGCCACGGCAACTCCGTGTCCCACAACAAGCCCGGCTCGATCGGACAGAATCAGGATCCGGGCCGCGTCTTCCCTGGCAAGCGCATGGCCGGTCATATGGGAAACGTTCAGCGCACTACGCAGAATCTGGTAGTCGTTCGCGTCGACGAAGCACGTCAACTGTTGCTCGTCAAAGGCGCTGTGCCAGGCAGCCGTGGCACTGACGTCGTGGTCCATCCGGCGATCAAGGGTTAA
- the rplW gene encoding 50S ribosomal protein L23 — MKTFNQERLMQVLVAPQISEKATYVADKNEQVIFIVAPDATKPEIKAAVELLFKVQVDSVQVSNLKGKEKRHGRFVGRRNDVRKAYVCLKPGQEINFAAGE; from the coding sequence ATGAAAACCTTCAACCAGGAACGCCTGATGCAGGTCCTCGTCGCGCCGCAGATCTCCGAGAAGGCGACGTACGTTGCTGACAAGAACGAACAGGTGATCTTCATTGTCGCGCCGGACGCGACCAAGCCGGAGATCAAGGCCGCAGTCGAGTTGCTCTTCAAGGTGCAGGTCGATTCGGTGCAAGTCTCCAACCTGAAAGGCAAGGAAAAACGCCACGGCCGCTTTGTCGGCCGACGCAACGACGTGAGGAAGGCCTACGTCTGCCTGAAGCCAGGTCAGGAAATTAACTTTGCGGCGGGGGAATAA
- the fusA gene encoding elongation factor G produces the protein MARTTPIDRYRNIGISAHIDAGKTTTTERILFYTGVSHKLGEVHDGAAVMDWMEQERERGITITSAATTCFWKGMDGRFPEHRINIIDTPGHVDFTIEVERSMRVLDGACMVYCAVGGVQPQSETVWRQANKYKVPRLAFVNKMDRQGADFFKVYDQMKLRLKANPVPLQVPIGAEDTFEGVVDLIRMKAIFWEDASQGMKFELRDIPANLAEKAKEWREKMVEAAAEANEELMNRYLEEGDLSEEDIKMGLRLRTIGSEIVPMLCGSAFKNKGVQAMLDAVIELMPAPTDIPPVKGHLENEQEGERRASDEEPFSALAFKIMTDPYVGQLTFFRVYSGVINSGDTIYNPIKGRKERIGRILQMHANQREEIKEVRAGDIAAAVGLKEATTGETLCDPDKVITLEKMEFPEPVIHVAVEPKTKADQEKMGIALNRLAQEDPSFRVRTDEESGQTIISGMGELHLEILVDRMKREFGVEANVGAPQVAYREAIKKSAEVEGKFIKQSGGRGQYGHVWLRMEPNEAGKGFEFVDAIKGGTVPREFIPAVEKGLIDTLPNGVLAGFPVVDVKVTLFDGSYHDVDSNENAFKMAASIAFKDGMRKASPVLLEPMMAVEVETPEDFMGNVMGDLSGRRGMVQGMEDQVGGIKLVKAEVPLAEMFGYSTQLRSLTQGRATYSMEFKHYSEAPKNVAEAIINKK, from the coding sequence GTGGCGCGTACGACCCCGATTGATCGCTATAGAAACATAGGCATCAGTGCCCACATTGATGCTGGCAAGACCACGACCACGGAGCGCATCCTGTTTTATACGGGCGTCTCGCATAAGCTTGGCGAAGTTCACGATGGCGCAGCCGTCATGGACTGGATGGAGCAGGAGCGCGAGCGTGGCATTACCATCACGTCTGCTGCTACCACCTGCTTCTGGAAGGGAATGGACGGCAGATTTCCCGAACATCGCATCAATATCATCGATACCCCGGGCCACGTTGACTTCACCATTGAAGTGGAACGCTCCATGCGTGTGCTCGATGGTGCCTGCATGGTGTACTGCGCGGTGGGTGGTGTGCAACCGCAGTCGGAGACGGTTTGGCGCCAGGCCAATAAGTACAAGGTCCCGCGCCTGGCTTTTGTGAACAAGATGGACCGTCAGGGCGCCGATTTCTTTAAGGTCTATGACCAGATGAAGCTGCGCCTGAAGGCCAATCCTGTGCCGCTGCAAGTGCCGATCGGTGCGGAGGATACCTTCGAGGGCGTGGTCGACCTGATCCGCATGAAGGCGATTTTCTGGGAAGATGCAAGCCAGGGCATGAAATTCGAGCTTCGCGACATTCCCGCCAACCTAGCCGAAAAGGCGAAGGAATGGCGCGAGAAGATGGTCGAAGCGGCAGCTGAAGCCAACGAAGAGCTGATGAACAGGTACCTTGAAGAGGGTGACCTCTCCGAGGAGGACATCAAGATGGGGCTGCGTCTGAGGACCATTGGTAGCGAAATCGTGCCGATGCTGTGTGGCTCCGCTTTCAAAAACAAGGGCGTTCAGGCCATGCTGGATGCCGTCATCGAATTGATGCCGGCGCCGACTGACATTCCTCCGGTCAAAGGCCATCTGGAAAACGAGCAAGAAGGTGAACGCAGGGCCTCAGATGAGGAACCGTTTTCCGCTCTTGCCTTCAAGATCATGACCGACCCCTATGTCGGGCAGCTGACTTTCTTCCGCGTCTACTCGGGTGTAATCAATTCCGGCGATACGATCTACAACCCGATCAAAGGCCGCAAGGAGCGCATCGGCCGCATTCTGCAGATGCACGCTAACCAGCGTGAGGAAATTAAGGAAGTGCGCGCCGGCGATATTGCCGCCGCAGTCGGCCTGAAAGAAGCGACCACCGGAGAGACGCTGTGCGATCCGGACAAGGTGATCACTCTTGAGAAGATGGAGTTCCCCGAGCCGGTGATTCACGTTGCCGTCGAACCGAAGACCAAGGCCGACCAGGAGAAGATGGGCATCGCCCTTAACCGCCTGGCGCAAGAGGATCCTTCATTCCGCGTGCGTACCGATGAAGAGTCCGGCCAGACCATCATCTCCGGCATGGGCGAATTGCATCTGGAGATCCTTGTTGATCGCATGAAGCGAGAGTTCGGCGTTGAGGCTAATGTTGGCGCTCCTCAAGTTGCCTACCGCGAGGCAATCAAGAAGAGTGCCGAAGTCGAAGGCAAGTTCATCAAGCAGTCGGGTGGCCGTGGTCAGTATGGCCACGTCTGGTTGCGTATGGAGCCGAACGAGGCCGGCAAGGGTTTCGAGTTCGTCGATGCCATCAAGGGTGGTACTGTGCCGCGTGAATTCATTCCGGCTGTGGAAAAGGGCCTGATTGACACCTTGCCGAATGGCGTGTTGGCTGGCTTCCCGGTGGTGGATGTGAAGGTCACCCTATTCGATGGCTCCTACCACGATGTAGACTCGAACGAAAATGCCTTTAAGATGGCGGCCTCCATTGCTTTCAAGGACGGCATGCGCAAGGCCAGCCCGGTCCTGCTTGAGCCGATGATGGCGGTCGAAGTCGAGACCCCCGAGGATTTCATGGGCAACGTCATGGGCGATCTCTCAGGTCGCCGTGGTATGGTGCAAGGAATGGAAGACCAGGTCGGCGGCATCAAGCTGGTCAAAGCGGAGGTGCCGCTGGCCGAAATGTTCGGCTATTCCACCCAGTTGCGCTCGCTTACGCAGGGTCGCGCCACTTATTCGATGGAATTCAAGCATTATTCCGAGGCGCCGAAGAACGTCGCCGAGGCGATCATCAACAAGAAGTGA
- the rpsL gene encoding 30S ribosomal protein S12: MPTINQLVRKSRKAPVTKSKVPALANCPAKRGVCTRVYTTTPKKPNSALRKVAKVRLTNGFEVISYIGGEGHNLQEHSVVLIRGGRVKDLPGVRYHIVRGSLDTQGVKDRKQSRSKYGAKRPKAA, translated from the coding sequence ATGCCAACAATCAACCAGTTAGTGCGGAAATCGCGCAAGGCCCCGGTTACCAAAAGCAAGGTACCAGCGCTTGCCAATTGCCCTGCCAAGCGTGGTGTATGCACCCGCGTTTATACGACGACGCCAAAGAAGCCGAACTCGGCGTTGAGAAAGGTCGCCAAGGTGCGGCTGACCAACGGTTTTGAGGTGATTTCCTACATCGGCGGCGAAGGCCACAATCTGCAAGAGCACTCTGTGGTGTTGATTCGCGGCGGCCGCGTTAAGGACCTGCCGGGCGTGCGCTATCACATTGTGCGCGGCAGCTTGGATACGCAAGGCGTCAAGGATCGCAAGCAGTCTCGCTCGAAGTACGGTGCGAAGCGGCCGAAGGCTGCGTAA
- the rplB gene encoding 50S ribosomal protein L2: protein MALVKVKPTSAGRRAVVKVVNPDLHKGAPVAALVEKKNSKAGRNNHGHITTRHKGGGHKQNYRIVDFRRNKDGIPAKVERLEYDPNRSANLALLCYADGERRYIVAPKGVAVGTQLISGSEAPIKPGNALPLRNIPVGTTIHCIEMVPGKGAQLARAAGTSVQLLAREGSYAQLRLRSGEIRRVHVECRATIGEVGNEENNLRSIGKAGAQRWRGIRPTVRGVAMNPIDHPHGGGEGKTAAGRDPVSPWGTPTKGYRTRRNKRTDSMIVQRRHKK from the coding sequence ATGGCACTCGTCAAAGTCAAACCAACTTCTGCCGGTCGCCGCGCTGTGGTCAAGGTCGTCAACCCCGACCTGCACAAGGGTGCGCCTGTCGCTGCGCTGGTCGAAAAGAAGAACAGCAAGGCAGGCCGCAACAACCACGGCCACATTACTACGCGCCACAAGGGCGGCGGGCACAAGCAGAACTACCGCATCGTCGATTTCCGTCGCAATAAGGACGGTATTCCGGCCAAGGTCGAGCGGCTTGAGTATGACCCGAACCGCAGCGCCAACCTGGCCCTGCTCTGCTATGCCGACGGCGAGCGTCGTTATATCGTGGCACCCAAGGGAGTGGCAGTGGGCACGCAATTGATTAGCGGTTCTGAGGCCCCGATCAAGCCGGGTAACGCCCTGCCGCTGCGCAACATCCCGGTCGGTACCACCATCCACTGCATCGAGATGGTTCCCGGAAAGGGCGCCCAGCTGGCGCGCGCAGCCGGCACTTCTGTACAGCTATTGGCGCGTGAAGGCAGCTATGCGCAGTTGCGCCTGCGTTCCGGAGAGATTCGCCGCGTGCACGTCGAGTGCCGCGCGACAATCGGCGAGGTGGGCAATGAGGAAAACAACCTGCGCTCAATCGGCAAGGCTGGTGCCCAGCGCTGGCGCGGTATTCGTCCGACGGTGCGCGGTGTGGCGATGAACCCGATCGACCACCCGCATGGCGGCGGCGAGGGCAAGACCGCCGCTGGCCGTGATCCGGTCAGCCCGTGGGGTACGCCGACCAAGGGCTACCGTACACGCCGCAATAAGCGCACGGACAGCATGATCGTCCAGCGCCGGCACAAGAAATAA